The Carassius auratus strain Wakin chromosome 27, ASM336829v1, whole genome shotgun sequence genome includes a region encoding these proteins:
- the LOC113045300 gene encoding delta-like protein C: protein MAQLLSTCFLVLISVQLVKPFAVLELKVNSFTNTSSSVCEQSKDCQVFFNVCLNYTQDVTSYRQACSSDTGLTGPFSSDPSSITTAQIHLPFNLKRLGTATVIIKAWNVESSNNQPTENLEIGHFPTKIDLTTSQKWSVGEQSELRFFYRVVCYEFYYGDDCSVFCRSLDDYFGHFTCDDAGNRNCLPGWQGEYCTEPICLSGCSEEHGSCGVPGECKCQFGWQGPLCEECLPYPGCQHGTCKHPWQCMCEKGWGGLLCNKDLNV, encoded by the exons ATGGCTCAGCTTCTTTCAACATGCTTCTTAGTTTTGATATCAGTGCAGCTG gtCAAACCCTTTGCTGTGTTGGAGTTAAAAGTGAACTCTTTCACAAATAccagcagcagtgtgtgtgaacAGTCCAAAGACTGTCAGGTATTTTTCAATGTTTGTCTGAACTACACGCAGGACGTCACATCATATAGACAGGCATGTTCAAGTGACACTGGACTGACAGGACCATTCAGCTCAGACCCGAGCTCCATCACTACTGCACAAATACATTTGCCCTTTAACTTAAAACGGCTG GGAACAGCCACAGTGATAATTAAAGCATGGAATGTAGAGTCTTCCAATAATCAGCCAACAG AGAATCTAGAGATTGGCCACTTCCCCACCAAAATAGATCTTACTACTAGTCAGAAATGGTCCGTGGGAGAGCAAAGTGAGCTACGATTTTTCTACCGTGTGGTATGCTATGAATTCTACTATGGCGATGACTGCTCTGTTTTCTGCCGTTCACTGGATGACTATTTCGGTCACTTTACCTGTGACGATGCTGGCAACAGAAATTGTTTGCCTGGATGGCAAGGAGAATATTGCACAGAGC CTATCTGCTTATCTGGATGTAGTGAGGAACATGGTTCCTGTGGTGTCCCTGGTGAGTGCAAATGCCAGTTTGGATGGCAGGGCCCCCTCTGTGAGGAGTGCTTACCTTACCCAGGGTGCCAGCATGGCACCTGCAAACATCCCTGGCAGTGCATGTGTGAGAAGGGATGGGGTGGCCTGCTGTGTAACAAGGATCTTAATGTTTGA